TTTTTATATTCAGCACTTTTTTCTTATGGATGGGCTATGCTGAAAAAAGTAACCAACCCCCATGCCTGCAAAGAAGTACCGCCACCTCCTCACTGTGCATACCGGCCCCATGAAGGCGGCCAAAACACTCCATCTCATCCAAGCCTATTTGCACGCCCAAGCCTCTAGGCGGACGGTGCAGGCGTTCAGGCCAAGTGTGGACACCAGGCATGCGGATCCCATCATATGTACCCGTTTTGGCAATGTTTGCATCCCGGCTTCCCTTGTAGGAAGCGGTGCCGACATTTTGGCCGCGCTTAAACCGGAAACTACCCTTGTCTTGGTGGATGAGGTGCAGTTCTTAGAAAGCGGCTTTCCCGCCACAATCAGGGAAGTGCTTATGCAGGCTGATGTTGTAGTATCTGGCTTGGACTTGGATTTCCGTGGCTTGCCGTTTGGACCCATGGCGGAACTGCTGGCAATGGCCGATACGGTACATAAGTACACCACGGTGTGCGATGCATGTGGCGGGTTGGCCCGGTTCAGT
This window of the Verrucomicrobiia bacterium genome carries:
- a CDS encoding thymidine kinase, which gives rise to MPAKKYRHLLTVHTGPMKAAKTLHLIQAYLHAQASRRTVQAFRPSVDTRHADPIICTRFGNVCIPASLVGSGADILAALKPETTLVLVDEVQFLESGFPATIREVLMQADVVVSGLDLDFRGLPFGPMAELLAMADTVHKYTTVCDACGGLARFSQRLIDGKPSRGEEKEVLPEGKQENVSYEARCHKCFQPPRSLTVTKQRRMKG